A genomic segment from Klebsiella africana encodes:
- the glnA gene encoding glutamate--ammonia ligase, with amino-acid sequence MSAEHVLTMLNEHEVKFVDLRFTDTKGKEQHVTIPSHQVNAEFFEEGKMFDGSSIGGWKGINESDMVLMPDASTAVIDPFYEEPTLIIRCDILEPGTLQGYDRDPRSIAKRAEEYLRATGIADTVLFGPEPEFFLFDDIRFGASISGSHVAIDDIEGAWNSSTKYEGGNKGHRPGVKGGYFPVPPVDSSQDIRSTMCMIMEEMGLVVEAHHHEVATAGQNEVATRFNTMTKKADEIQIYKYVVHNVAHRFGKTATFMPKPMFGDNGSGMHCHMSLAKNGTNLFSGDKYAGLSEQALFYIGGVIKHAKAINALANPTTNSYKRLVPGYEAPVMLAYSARNRSASIRIPVVTSPKARRIEVRFPDPAANPYLCFAALLMAGLDGIKNKIHPGEAMDKNLYDLPPEEAKEIPQVAGSLEEALQALDADREFLTAGGVFTNDAIDAYIALRLEENDRVRMTPHPVEFELYYSV; translated from the coding sequence ATGTCCGCTGAACACGTTTTGACGATGCTGAACGAGCACGAAGTGAAGTTTGTCGATCTGCGCTTCACCGATACCAAAGGTAAAGAACAGCACGTCACGATTCCGTCTCATCAGGTAAATGCCGAATTCTTCGAAGAAGGCAAAATGTTTGATGGCTCCTCGATTGGTGGCTGGAAAGGTATCAACGAATCTGACATGGTCCTGATGCCGGACGCGTCCACCGCGGTCATTGACCCGTTCTACGAAGAACCGACCCTGATCATCCGTTGCGATATCCTCGAGCCAGGCACTCTGCAGGGCTACGACCGTGACCCGCGCTCCATCGCGAAACGCGCTGAAGAGTATCTGCGTGCCACCGGTATCGCCGACACCGTCCTGTTCGGGCCGGAACCAGAATTTTTCCTGTTTGACGACATCCGTTTCGGCGCCTCTATTTCTGGCTCCCATGTCGCGATCGATGACATCGAAGGTGCGTGGAACTCCTCCACCAAATATGAAGGCGGTAACAAAGGCCACCGTCCGGGCGTGAAAGGGGGTTACTTCCCGGTTCCGCCAGTAGACTCTTCTCAGGATATCCGTTCCACCATGTGTATGATCATGGAAGAGATGGGCCTGGTTGTTGAAGCTCACCACCACGAAGTGGCTACCGCAGGTCAGAACGAAGTGGCAACCCGCTTCAACACCATGACCAAAAAAGCGGACGAAATTCAGATTTACAAATACGTTGTTCACAACGTCGCTCACCGCTTCGGTAAAACCGCGACCTTTATGCCGAAACCAATGTTCGGCGATAACGGCTCCGGCATGCACTGCCATATGTCTCTGGCGAAAAACGGGACTAACCTGTTCTCCGGCGACAAATACGCTGGTCTGTCTGAGCAGGCGCTGTTCTACATCGGCGGCGTCATCAAACACGCTAAAGCCATCAACGCCCTGGCGAACCCGACCACCAACTCCTACAAGCGTCTGGTCCCGGGTTACGAAGCGCCGGTTATGCTGGCTTACTCTGCCCGTAACCGCTCTGCCTCTATCCGTATTCCGGTGGTGACCTCTCCGAAAGCGCGTCGTATCGAAGTGCGCTTCCCGGACCCGGCTGCTAACCCGTACCTGTGCTTTGCGGCGCTGCTGATGGCTGGCCTTGATGGTATCAAGAACAAAATCCATCCGGGCGAAGCAATGGACAAAAACCTGTATGACCTGCCGCCGGAAGAAGCGAAAGAGATCCCGCAGGTTGCCGGCTCTCTGGAAGAAGCCCTGCAGGCCCTGGATGCTGACCGCGAGTTCCTGACCGCTGGCGGCGTGTTCACCAATGACGCTATCGATGCCTACATCGCCCTGCGTCTGGAAGAGAACGACCGCGTACGCATGACGCCGCATCCGGTTGAGTTCGAACTGTACTACAGCGTCTAA
- the glnL gene encoding nitrogen regulation protein NR(II) — protein sequence MATGTLPDAGQILNSLINSILLVDDDLAVHFANPAAQQLLAQSSRKLFGTPLPELLSYFSLNIGLMQESLQAGQGFTDNEVTLVIDGRSHILSLTAQRLPEGFILLEMAPMDNQRRLSQEQLQHAQQVAARDLVRGLAHEIKNPLGGLRGAAQLLSKALPDPALTEYTKVIIEQADRLRNLVDRLLGPQHPGMHVTESIHKVAERVVKLVSMELPDNVKLVRDYDPSLPELPHDPDQIEQVLLNIVRNALQALGPEGGEIVLRTRTAFQLTLHGVRYRLAARIDVEDNGPGIPPHLQDTLFYPMVSGREGGTGLGLSIARSLIDQHSGKIEFTSWPGHTEFSVYLPIRK from the coding sequence ATGGCAACAGGCACACTGCCCGATGCTGGGCAGATCCTTAACTCCCTTATCAACAGTATTTTACTGGTCGATGATGACCTGGCGGTGCACTTTGCCAACCCTGCGGCGCAGCAGCTGCTGGCGCAGAGTTCGCGCAAGCTGTTTGGCACCCCGTTACCTGAGCTATTGAGCTATTTTTCGTTGAATATCGGGCTGATGCAGGAAAGCCTGCAGGCGGGCCAGGGGTTTACTGATAACGAAGTGACGCTGGTTATCGATGGCCGTTCGCACATCCTGTCGTTGACCGCCCAGCGGCTGCCGGAAGGCTTTATTCTGCTGGAAATGGCGCCGATGGATAATCAGCGCCGCCTGAGCCAGGAGCAGCTGCAGCATGCGCAGCAGGTCGCCGCCCGCGACCTCGTCCGCGGCCTGGCGCATGAGATAAAAAATCCGTTAGGCGGCCTGCGCGGCGCGGCCCAGCTGCTCAGCAAAGCACTGCCCGACCCGGCGCTAACGGAATATACCAAAGTGATCATTGAGCAGGCCGACCGGCTGAGAAATCTGGTCGACCGCCTGCTCGGACCACAGCATCCGGGCATGCACGTTACCGAAAGCATCCACAAAGTCGCCGAACGGGTAGTCAAACTGGTTTCCATGGAGTTGCCGGACAACGTGAAGTTGGTCCGCGATTACGACCCCAGCCTACCGGAACTGCCCCACGACCCGGATCAAATTGAACAGGTGTTGCTGAACATCGTCCGTAATGCGCTGCAGGCGCTGGGGCCGGAAGGGGGCGAAATTGTTCTCCGCACCCGCACCGCTTTCCAGCTGACGCTGCACGGGGTGCGTTATCGCCTCGCCGCCCGTATTGACGTTGAAGATAATGGCCCGGGTATTCCGCCCCATCTCCAGGATACGTTGTTCTATCCAATGGTCAGCGGTCGCGAAGGCGGTACCGGCCTGGGCTTATCTATCGCCCGCAGCCTTATCGATCAGCACTCCGGCAAAATTGAATTCACCAGCTGGCCGGGTCATACCGAATTTTCGGTATACCTGCCTATTCGGAAGTAG
- the glnG gene encoding nitrogen regulation protein NR(I), producing MQRGIAWIVDDDSSIRWVLERALTGAGLSCTTFESGNEVLDALTTKTPDVLLSDIRMPGMDGLALLKQIKQRHPMLPVIIMTAHSDLDAAVSAYQQGAFDYLPKPFDIDEAVALVDRAISHYQEQQQPRNAPISSPTADIIGEAPAMQDVFRIIGRLSRSSISVLINGESGTGKELVAHALHRHSPRSKAPFIALNMAAIPKDLIESELFGHEKGAFTGANTVRQGRFEQADGGTLFLDEIGDMPLDVQTRLLRVLADGQFYRVGGYAPVKVDVRIIAATHQNLEQRVQEGKFREDLFHRLNVIRVHLPPLRERREDIPRLARHFLQIAARELGVEAKQLHPETETALTRLAWPGNVRQLENTCRWLTVMAAGQEVLTQDLPSELFETTVPDSPTQMQPDSWATLLGQWADRALRSGHQNLLSEAQPEMERTLLTTALRHTQGHKQEAARLLGWGRNTLTRKLKELGME from the coding sequence ATGCAACGAGGGATAGCCTGGATCGTTGATGACGATAGCTCCATCCGCTGGGTGCTTGAACGCGCGCTCACCGGGGCCGGCTTGAGCTGCACAACGTTCGAAAGCGGCAATGAGGTGCTAGATGCCCTCACCACCAAAACCCCGGATGTACTGCTGTCAGATATCCGTATGCCGGGAATGGATGGTCTGGCGCTGCTCAAACAGATTAAGCAGCGCCATCCAATGCTTCCGGTCATCATAATGACTGCGCATTCCGATCTGGACGCCGCGGTCAGCGCTTATCAGCAGGGCGCGTTTGATTATCTGCCCAAACCTTTTGATATCGATGAAGCCGTCGCCCTCGTCGACCGGGCGATAAGCCACTATCAGGAGCAACAGCAGCCGCGAAATGCGCCGATAAGTAGCCCAACCGCCGATATCATTGGCGAAGCGCCAGCTATGCAGGATGTCTTTCGTATTATTGGCCGCTTGTCGCGCTCATCCATCAGCGTGCTGATCAATGGCGAATCCGGTACCGGTAAAGAGCTTGTCGCACATGCCCTGCATCGCCATAGCCCACGTTCAAAAGCGCCGTTTATCGCGTTGAATATGGCGGCGATCCCCAAGGACCTGATTGAGTCCGAACTGTTCGGCCATGAAAAAGGAGCCTTTACCGGCGCCAATACCGTCCGTCAGGGTCGCTTTGAACAGGCTGACGGCGGTACGCTGTTCCTGGATGAAATTGGCGATATGCCGCTTGATGTCCAGACTCGTCTGCTGCGCGTACTGGCGGATGGTCAGTTTTATCGCGTGGGCGGCTACGCGCCGGTGAAGGTCGATGTGCGGATCATCGCCGCCACCCACCAGAATCTGGAGCAACGGGTGCAGGAGGGGAAATTCCGGGAAGATTTATTCCACCGCCTGAACGTTATCCGGGTACATTTGCCGCCGCTGCGCGAGCGCCGGGAAGATATTCCGCGTCTGGCCCGCCATTTTCTGCAGATAGCCGCCCGTGAGCTGGGTGTTGAAGCCAAACAGCTGCATCCGGAAACGGAGACAGCGCTGACCCGCCTGGCGTGGCCAGGCAACGTCCGTCAGCTGGAAAACACCTGTCGCTGGCTCACCGTCATGGCCGCCGGCCAGGAGGTGCTGACGCAGGATCTGCCGAGCGAACTGTTTGAGACCACGGTTCCGGACAGCCCGACGCAGATGCAGCCCGACAGCTGGGCGACGCTGCTGGGTCAGTGGGCCGATCGGGCGCTGCGATCCGGTCATCAAAACTTGCTTTCAGAAGCGCAACCCGAAATGGAGCGCACGCTGCTGACGACCGCCCTGCGCCATACTCAGGGGCACAAGCAGGAGGCTGCGCGCCTGCTGGGATGGGGGCGTAATACTCTGACACGTAAGCTAAAAGAGTTGGGCATGGAGTAG
- a CDS encoding YshB family small membrane protein, which produces MFESLVSMISSGAAASHTPQTAVAAVLCAALVGLFS; this is translated from the coding sequence ATGTTTGAATCACTGGTGAGTATGATATCGAGCGGCGCCGCTGCGAGTCACACGCCACAAACGGCAGTCGCTGCCGTGCTGTGCGCTGCGCTGGTCGGGCTGTTTAGCTAA
- the hemN gene encoding oxygen-independent coproporphyrinogen III oxidase translates to MSEQIIDWDLALIQKYNYSGPRYTSYPTALEFSPQFGAAEFDAAVARYPQRPLSLYVHIPFCHKLCYFCGCNKIVTRQQHKADQYLDVLEQEIIHRAPLFASRQVKQLHWGGGTPTYLNKAQISRLMDLLRSHFHFSAEAEISIEVDPREIELDVLDHLRAEGFNRLSMGVQDFNKEVQRLVNREQDEAFIFDLLHHAREIGFTSTNIDLIYGLPKQTPESFAFTLQKVAELNPDRLSVFNYAHLPTLFAAQRKIKDADLPSAEQKLEILQETIGSLTAAGYQFIGMDHFARPDDELAVAQRHGILHRNFQGYTTQGDTDLLGMGVSAISMIGDSYAQNQKELKQYYQQVAEQGDALWRGIALTRDDCLRRDVIKALICNFRLDIAAVETQWDVDFASYFAEDLKLLAPLAHDGLVEVDSKAIQVTAKGRLLIRNICMCFDAYLRQKARMQQFSRVI, encoded by the coding sequence ATGTCTGAGCAGATAATCGACTGGGATCTGGCCCTGATCCAGAAATATAACTATTCCGGGCCGCGCTATACCTCGTATCCCACCGCGCTGGAGTTTTCACCGCAATTCGGCGCGGCGGAATTCGATGCCGCTGTGGCCCGTTACCCACAGCGTCCCCTGTCGCTGTACGTGCATATCCCGTTTTGCCATAAGCTGTGTTATTTCTGCGGCTGCAATAAGATAGTCACCCGCCAACAGCATAAAGCCGATCAATATCTTGATGTCCTTGAACAGGAGATCATTCACCGCGCGCCGCTGTTTGCCAGTCGTCAGGTTAAGCAATTGCATTGGGGAGGCGGCACGCCAACCTATCTCAATAAGGCGCAAATCAGTCGTCTGATGGATCTGTTGCGCAGCCACTTCCATTTCAGCGCGGAAGCCGAGATCTCCATTGAGGTCGATCCGCGTGAGATCGAGCTGGATGTCCTCGATCATTTACGCGCTGAGGGTTTCAACCGCCTGAGTATGGGCGTGCAGGACTTCAATAAAGAGGTTCAGCGCCTGGTTAACCGTGAGCAAGACGAAGCGTTCATCTTTGATTTGCTCCACCATGCGCGGGAGATTGGTTTTACCTCAACCAATATCGACCTCATCTACGGCCTGCCGAAGCAAACGCCGGAGAGCTTCGCCTTTACCCTGCAAAAGGTTGCCGAGCTTAATCCTGACCGTCTGAGCGTGTTTAACTACGCGCATCTGCCCACGCTCTTTGCCGCTCAGCGGAAGATTAAAGATGCCGATCTGCCCTCCGCTGAACAGAAGCTGGAGATCCTCCAGGAGACCATCGGCTCGCTGACGGCGGCAGGCTATCAGTTTATCGGCATGGACCACTTTGCACGCCCAGACGATGAATTAGCGGTCGCGCAACGTCATGGCATACTACACCGCAATTTCCAGGGTTACACCACCCAGGGGGATACTGATCTGCTGGGGATGGGCGTTTCGGCGATCAGCATGATTGGCGACAGCTACGCCCAGAACCAAAAAGAGCTCAAGCAGTACTACCAGCAGGTGGCAGAGCAAGGGGACGCTCTGTGGCGCGGGATCGCGTTAACTCGCGATGACTGTTTGCGTCGCGACGTGATTAAGGCGCTGATCTGTAACTTCCGGCTGGATATCGCGGCGGTCGAGACGCAGTGGGACGTGGATTTTGCGTCTTATTTTGCCGAGGATCTGAAGCTGCTGGCGCCGCTGGCGCATGACGGGCTGGTGGAGGTGGATAGTAAGGCTATTCAGGTAACAGCGAAAGGCCGCCTGCTGATCCGCAACATCTGTATGTGCTTTGATGCCTATCTACGGCAAAAGGCCCGGATGCAGCAGTTCTCACGGGTTATTTAA
- the yihI gene encoding Der GTPase-activating protein YihI: protein MKKPTSATRGKSGRKSREELNQEARDRKRQKKHRGHAAGSRANGGDAASAGKKQRQAQDPRVGSKKPIPLGVSESSTPAPKQHKPKSEKPMLSPQAELELLENDERLDALLERLEEGGTLNAEEQSWVDAKLDRIDELMQQLGLSYDDEDEEEEERQEDMMRLLKGGN from the coding sequence ATGAAAAAACCGACATCCGCCACCCGTGGCAAATCCGGCCGCAAGTCGCGTGAAGAATTAAATCAGGAAGCTCGCGATCGCAAACGGCAGAAGAAACATCGTGGCCATGCGGCTGGAAGTCGCGCGAATGGCGGCGATGCGGCTTCAGCGGGTAAAAAACAGCGTCAGGCGCAAGATCCGCGCGTGGGTAGTAAAAAACCGATCCCGCTGGGCGTAAGCGAAAGCAGTACCCCAGCTCCCAAGCAGCATAAACCAAAGAGCGAGAAACCTATGCTTTCACCGCAGGCTGAGCTGGAGTTGCTGGAGAATGATGAGCGCCTGGACGCGCTGCTGGAACGTCTGGAAGAGGGCGGCACCCTGAATGCTGAAGAGCAGAGCTGGGTGGACGCCAAACTGGATCGCATTGATGAGCTGATGCAGCAGCTCGGCCTCTCTTACGATGACGAAGATGAAGAAGAGGAAGAACGTCAGGAAGATATGATGCGTCTGCTGAAGGGTGGAAACTAA
- the yihA gene encoding ribosome biogenesis GTP-binding protein YihA/YsxC has product MTNWNYQLTHFVTSAPDIRHLPADTGIEVAFAGRSNAGKSSALNTLTNQKNLARTSKTPGRTQLINLFEVAEGKRLVDLPGYGYAQVPEEMKIKWQRALGEYLEKRLCLKGLVVLMDIRHPLKDLDQQMIQWAVESNIPVLVLLTKADKLASGARKAQINMVREAAIAFNGDVQVEAFSSLKKQGVDKLRQKLDSWFNDIPPQEESVNEE; this is encoded by the coding sequence TTGACCAACTGGAATTATCAACTGACGCACTTTGTCACTAGCGCGCCAGATATCCGCCATCTTCCTGCCGATACTGGTATTGAAGTGGCGTTCGCCGGCCGCTCCAATGCGGGGAAATCCAGCGCGCTGAATACGCTGACCAACCAGAAAAACCTGGCGCGCACCTCCAAAACGCCCGGACGTACGCAACTGATAAACCTGTTCGAAGTCGCAGAAGGCAAACGCCTGGTCGACCTGCCCGGCTATGGTTATGCGCAAGTCCCGGAAGAGATGAAGATCAAATGGCAGCGTGCGCTGGGGGAATACCTGGAAAAACGTCTGTGCCTGAAGGGTCTCGTGGTGCTGATGGACATTCGTCATCCGCTTAAAGATCTCGATCAGCAGATGATTCAGTGGGCCGTGGAGAGCAACATCCCGGTACTGGTGCTGTTAACTAAAGCGGACAAACTGGCCAGCGGTGCGCGTAAAGCTCAGATCAATATGGTTCGGGAAGCGGCGATTGCCTTTAACGGTGATGTGCAGGTGGAAGCCTTCTCTTCACTGAAGAAGCAGGGAGTGGATAAACTGCGCCAGAAGCTGGATAGCTGGTTTAATGACATCCCGCCGCAGGAAGAGAGTGTAAACGAAGAGTAA
- a CDS encoding spot 42 RNA, inhibition of DNA synthesis — MFYLSDLLLHVIGFG, encoded by the coding sequence ATGTTCTATCTTTCAGACCTTTTACTTCACGTAATCGGATTTGGCTGA
- the polA gene encoding DNA polymerase I, with protein sequence MVQIPENPLILVDGSSYLYRAYHAFPPLTNSAGEPTGAMYGVLNMLRSLILQYQPTHAVVVFDAKGKTFRDELFEHYKSHRPPMPDDLRAQIEPLHKMVKAMGLPLMAVPGVEADDVIGTLAREAERAGRPVLISTGDKDMAQLVTPGITLINTMTNTILGPDEVVIKYGVPPELIIDFLALMGDSSDNIPGVPGVGEKTAQALLQGLGGLDTLYAEPEKIAELSFRGAKTMAAKLEQNKDVAYLSYQLATIKTDVELELTCEELEVQPPAADDLLALFRQYEFKRWTTDVEAGKWLQAKGGKPAAKPAEPTAAAQAEAEDEPASALSAEHYVTILDEATLLTWIDKLKQAPLFAFDTETDSLDNISANMVGLSFAVEPGVAAYVPVAHDYLDAPDQIPRDRVLALLKPLLEDEKLLKVGQNLKYDRGILANYDIELRGIAFDTMLESYILDSVAGRHDMDSLSDRWLKHKTITFEEIAGKGKNQLTFNQIALEEAGRYAAEDADVTLQLHLKMWPKLQQHEGPLNIFKQIEMPLVPVLSRVERNGVKIDPAVLHAHSQEIAQRLVELEQRAHEIAGEAFNLSSTKQLQTILFEKQGIKPLKKTPGGAPSTSEEVLEELALDYPLPKVILEYRGLAKLKSTYTDKLPLMINPKTGRVHTSYHQAVTATGRLSSTDPNLQNIPVRNEEGRRIRQAFIAPEDYVIVSADYSQIELRIMAHLSRDKGLLTAFAEGKDIHRATAAEVFGLPLDSVSSEQRRSAKAINFGLIYGMSAFGLARQLNIPRKEAQKYMDLYFERYPGVLEYMERTRAQAKEQGYVETLDGRRLYLPDIKSSNGARRAGAERAAINAPMQGTAADIIKRAMIAVDEWLRNEQPRVRMIMQVHDELVFEVHKDELDVVSKKIHELMENSTTLAVPLLVEVGSGENWDQAH encoded by the coding sequence ATGGTTCAGATCCCAGAAAACCCTCTCATCCTCGTTGACGGCTCCTCCTATCTTTATCGGGCGTATCATGCGTTTCCGCCGCTAACTAACAGCGCAGGGGAGCCCACCGGGGCCATGTACGGCGTACTCAATATGCTGCGCAGTTTGATCCTGCAGTATCAACCCACCCACGCCGTCGTGGTCTTTGATGCGAAAGGGAAAACCTTCCGTGATGAATTGTTCGAACATTACAAGTCCCACCGCCCGCCGATGCCGGACGATCTGCGTGCGCAGATCGAGCCTTTGCATAAGATGGTGAAAGCGATGGGGTTACCGCTGATGGCGGTTCCGGGCGTTGAAGCCGACGATGTGATTGGCACCCTGGCGCGGGAAGCGGAAAGGGCGGGTCGTCCGGTGCTGATCAGCACCGGTGATAAAGACATGGCTCAGCTGGTGACGCCGGGGATCACCCTGATCAATACCATGACCAACACCATCCTCGGACCGGATGAGGTAGTCATCAAATATGGCGTCCCGCCGGAGCTGATTATCGATTTCCTGGCGCTGATGGGCGACTCCTCGGATAACATTCCTGGCGTGCCGGGCGTGGGCGAAAAGACCGCCCAGGCGCTGCTGCAAGGCCTTGGCGGCCTCGATACGCTGTATGCGGAACCGGAGAAGATCGCTGAACTGAGCTTCCGCGGCGCGAAAACGATGGCGGCGAAGCTCGAGCAGAACAAGGATGTGGCTTATCTCTCTTATCAGCTGGCGACCATAAAAACCGACGTCGAGCTGGAACTCACGTGCGAAGAGCTGGAGGTGCAGCCACCGGCGGCTGACGATTTGCTGGCGCTGTTCAGGCAGTATGAGTTTAAGCGCTGGACAACCGACGTTGAGGCCGGAAAATGGCTGCAAGCGAAGGGGGGCAAACCGGCCGCTAAACCTGCAGAGCCTACGGCAGCGGCACAGGCAGAAGCAGAGGATGAACCGGCCTCCGCCCTTTCAGCAGAGCATTATGTCACTATCCTTGATGAGGCTACGCTGCTCACCTGGATCGATAAGCTGAAGCAGGCGCCGCTCTTTGCCTTTGATACGGAAACCGACAGCCTGGATAATATTTCCGCCAATATGGTCGGCCTTTCATTCGCTGTTGAGCCGGGTGTGGCCGCCTATGTTCCGGTGGCGCATGATTACCTTGATGCGCCGGATCAGATCCCGCGCGATCGCGTGTTGGCGCTGCTTAAACCGCTGCTGGAGGATGAGAAGCTGCTCAAGGTCGGGCAAAATCTCAAATACGATCGCGGTATTTTGGCCAATTATGACATTGAGCTGCGCGGGATTGCGTTCGATACCATGCTGGAATCCTACATTCTCGACAGCGTGGCGGGCCGCCACGATATGGATAGTCTTTCCGACCGCTGGCTGAAGCATAAAACTATTACCTTTGAAGAGATCGCCGGTAAAGGAAAGAACCAGCTCACCTTTAACCAGATTGCGCTGGAAGAGGCTGGTCGCTACGCGGCGGAAGACGCAGACGTTACGCTCCAGCTGCATCTGAAGATGTGGCCGAAGCTGCAGCAGCATGAAGGCCCGCTGAATATCTTTAAGCAGATCGAAATGCCGCTGGTGCCGGTGCTGTCGCGCGTTGAGCGCAACGGTGTGAAAATCGATCCTGCTGTGCTGCATGCGCACTCGCAGGAGATCGCCCAGCGTCTGGTTGAACTGGAACAGCGCGCGCATGAGATTGCCGGGGAAGCGTTTAATCTCTCCTCCACTAAACAGCTGCAAACGATCCTGTTTGAAAAACAGGGTATCAAGCCGCTGAAGAAAACGCCGGGCGGCGCGCCGTCCACTTCTGAAGAAGTGCTGGAAGAGCTGGCGCTGGATTATCCGTTACCGAAAGTGATTCTGGAGTATCGTGGGCTGGCGAAGCTGAAGTCCACCTATACCGATAAGTTGCCGCTGATGATTAACCCCAAAACGGGCCGCGTGCATACTTCCTATCATCAGGCGGTCACCGCTACCGGTCGTTTGTCATCTACCGATCCCAACTTGCAAAACATTCCGGTGCGTAACGAAGAAGGGCGACGGATTCGCCAGGCGTTCATCGCGCCGGAAGATTACGTCATTGTCTCGGCGGACTACTCGCAAATCGAGCTGCGCATTATGGCGCACCTGTCACGAGATAAAGGACTGCTGACCGCTTTCGCTGAAGGGAAAGATATTCACCGGGCGACAGCGGCTGAAGTATTTGGCTTACCACTGGACAGCGTCAGCAGCGAACAGCGCCGCAGTGCGAAAGCCATCAACTTCGGTCTGATCTACGGTATGAGCGCCTTCGGCCTGGCCCGCCAGCTGAACATCCCGCGTAAGGAAGCGCAGAAATACATGGATCTTTATTTCGAGCGTTACCCGGGCGTCCTGGAGTATATGGAGCGCACCCGCGCTCAGGCGAAAGAGCAAGGGTATGTTGAAACGCTGGATGGTCGTCGACTTTATCTGCCGGATATCAAATCCAGCAATGGTGCCCGTCGCGCCGGTGCCGAGCGCGCAGCGATCAACGCCCCGATGCAGGGGACGGCAGCGGATATCATTAAACGGGCAATGATTGCCGTTGATGAATGGCTGCGAAACGAGCAACCTCGCGTGCGGATGATCATGCAGGTTCACGATGAACTGGTCTTTGAAGTGCACAAAGATGAGCTTGATGTGGTGTCGAAGAAGATCCATGAACTGATGGAGAACAGCACCACCCTGGCGGTACCGTTGCTGGTGGAAGTGGGCAGCGGAGAAAACTGGGATCAAGCGCACTAA
- a CDS encoding acyltransferase, with protein MSRLLAAITLPLSIALTILVTIICSVPIIVAGLIKLLVPVPAVWRSISIFCNFMMYCWCEGLALLLHLNPWLKWDVQGLEGLNKKNWYLLISNHHSWADIVVLCVLFRKHIPMNKYFLKQQLAWVPFIGLACWALDMPFMRRYSRSYLIRHPERRGKDVETTRRSCEKFRAHPTTIVNFVEGSRFTEEKKRETRSPYHNLLPPKAAGIAMALNVLGSQFDKLLNVTLCYPDNHTRPFYDMLSGRLTRIVVRINLVPIGEELHGDYVNDKNFKRGFQRWLNGLWEEKDRQLTDIMRDKEQ; from the coding sequence ATGTCGAGATTACTCGCTGCGATAACACTTCCGCTGAGTATCGCCTTAACCATCTTAGTCACCATTATCTGCTCTGTACCGATCATCGTCGCCGGGCTGATTAAACTGCTGGTCCCTGTTCCTGCGGTATGGCGCTCTATATCCATTTTTTGCAATTTTATGATGTACTGCTGGTGCGAAGGGCTGGCGCTGCTGTTGCATCTCAATCCCTGGCTAAAATGGGACGTTCAGGGGCTGGAAGGCCTGAACAAAAAGAACTGGTATCTGCTGATCAGCAACCACCATAGTTGGGCAGATATCGTGGTGCTGTGCGTGCTGTTCCGCAAGCATATTCCGATGAATAAGTACTTCCTTAAACAACAGCTGGCATGGGTACCCTTCATTGGCCTCGCCTGCTGGGCGCTGGATATGCCCTTTATGCGCCGCTACTCGCGCAGCTATCTTATTCGTCACCCGGAGCGCCGCGGTAAAGATGTCGAAACCACCCGCCGTTCGTGTGAAAAATTTCGCGCGCATCCGACGACTATCGTCAATTTTGTGGAAGGCTCGCGTTTTACCGAAGAAAAAAAGCGCGAAACGCGCTCTCCTTACCACAACTTGTTACCGCCGAAAGCCGCTGGTATCGCCATGGCGCTCAACGTACTCGGTTCGCAGTTCGATAAACTGCTGAACGTCACGCTGTGCTACCCGGATAATCATACAAGACCATTTTACGATATGTTAAGCGGCCGCCTGACGCGCATTGTAGTACGTATCAATCTGGTCCCTATTGGCGAAGAGCTGCACGGCGATTACGTTAACGATAAGAACTTTAAGCGTGGCTTCCAGCGCTGGCTGAATGGCCTATGGGAAGAGAAAGACCGTCAGTTGACTGACATCATGCGGGACAAAGAACAGTAG